In the Pseudoalteromonas sp. A25 genome, CATCGGCAAATGCCATGCGCCCTGTTTGACCAGCTAACGCTCCATAGCGCCATTGCTCTTCGCTCGGTAGTTGATAGTTTTTCCCCGTTTTCTCAGATAACCATTTTGTATAATCTAACGCGCCCTGCATACCCGTGCATACAACAGGGAGATAAATGTTATTCACATAATCAGGCAGGTCCCAACGACCGGGCTTTTCTGGGTCGGGTAAGAGCTCATCTGTAAAGGCTAAGCATGTTTCGGGCAGCTGATAACCAGTATCACGCACAAACTGGCTAAACTGTGCAACCGTGATCTCATATTTACTCATATAAAAGCTAGGTAAAGACGCATCTTCATTTGCGGGTATACGCTCTAAAATAGGCTCTATTACAGCGTTATTTGATGCACAGGCGATACCGCTTACTAAAACATGGCTTGCTAACAATAAGCAATAAGGAAAGGGTGTTTTCATTTTTGGCTCCTATATAATTTAGGAGCACCTTAAAAAAAAAAGCGAAGTACCGTCTTATCTTACTTCTATCATTTAATTTAAAATAAAAGTTAGCCTATTTATCAAAAGATTACATGATTTTCTATTCTTTTATCAAATCGCTTCTACGCGACTAAATACTTGCAAAAACTAAAGCCAATCCATAATCGCTTGCTGCTATATCCATTGTTGCTGTTCGGTAGCAACCGTTAACTCACTTTCAACGCTGCCAGTGTGAGCTGTTGAAGCAGGTTCAACCATCAAAAAGTGCGTATCAGGTATTGCCTTTGGGCAATGCTCAACGCCTTTAGGTACAACATACATTTCACCTGGATTTAAGACGATATCTCCCTCTTTCATCTGTAACGTTAATTGGCCCTTAAACACAATGAATAGCTCATCTTCATTATCGTGCTTGTGCCATACTAATTCCCCGTCTCCTTTGGCTATTTTAACGAGTTGATTATTAGACTCAGCTATGATTTTTGGTGTCCAATGCTCTGAAAATTTTGAGAACTTTTCCGCTAGGTTGATTTTTGACATTGATGCCTTCTTTTTATACCAATTGCATTAAATTGGTGATCAGATATTGCGACAGATAAATGGCTTAGTAACAAGACAAATATTTCGCTATGTAGTTATTCTACATGAGAAATATTTAACGCAGTTAATGAGTTATTTAGCTCGCTAGAATGATCAATGTATTAATAAAATTGGTATTATAGTTGTTACTTTTTTCCATACTCCCACTACTGCTTTGTAAAGTAAATGGTTGCTAAAAAATGGGTACTCTGGTGGAGCGTAACGAAATCATCAAACAATGATAATAGAATAAATGAGGAGGGAGTAGCTCCTAAAAGTTATTTAGGAGCTACTGACAACTAGCTGTATAGTTTTTCTGGTACCTTTTTTACTTGAATATGTACTGTTACCTCTTCTCGGTCATGGTACAAGTGCTTAGCTTGAAGCGTATAGTCCACTTCATACTTGGCTAATTCTTCATGGACCAAAGTCAAACACTCATACACACTATCAAAGCGCTTTTTCATTGGTAACTTAAGATTAAAAATTAACTCTTTGGCAAAGGCATTTACTATCCAATCTAGCATTAAGTTGGTCACCTTTAATGGCTTCTCCACCATATCGCATACTAGCCAATCTATATTGCGCTTTTCAGGTAAATACTTAAAACCATCTTCTCGGTAGTGTTTAACTTGTCCAGATTCCATCAACATATCATTCATCGGACCATTATCAATCGCGGCTACAAACATACCACGACGCACCAACTGATAGGTCCAACCACCAGGACAAGCACCCAGATCAACAGAGCGCATCCCAGGCTGCACACGCTTTTCAACTTCCTCTTTGGGCACAAACACATTAAATGCTTCATCAAGTTTCAACGTCGAGCGGCTCGGCGCGTCTGATGGCATCTTTAAACGTGGGATCCCCATAAAAAATGGCGAGTTGTTATGGCTAAATGAAAACCCCACATAAGCCGTATTATTTGTTAAAAATAACACGTGGAGTACAGGTTTAAGCGGCTTGTGTTCTCGGGTTAGCTTGTTTTGCTTTTCTAAACTTTTAGCCAGTGGCGTTGAAAACTTTTTACAAAACTTAGACAGCTCTTTGCCCTCGTTAGTATCTGGTGTTTCAACACGTAAATCTCCACAAAGTGGAAAATCAGCTGCAGCGGCTTTTACTTCGCTCACCCTGTCTTCAATAGGCATGTCATTAAGTAAAACCCCAGAAAACCACTGTCTTGCAAATACAAGGCTTTTAAAGTCAACCTGCTTGATAAGCAATTGCGCATCATCTGGCGAGAAGCACTCGAACGTCACAAAACCGGTGTTTGGCTTTGCTTTTACATAACCCGCAACCCCTTGCAAGGCTGCATGATGATTGATCTCAGCAGCGGCATCATTTTCAAACCCGCTGCGGCAATAAATTACAACACTCGACATCTGTGCTCTCTTTTAAAAGGAATGCTTACTAATTTTAACGATTAAAACCACCCAAGCTGCAATAAAGCAAACGCCACCAATGGGCGTAATTGCTCCAAGCCATTTAATGCCCGTGATAGCCAGTAAGTACAAACTACCACTAAACAGCACAATACCCGCTATCAACAACCAACCTGAAATACTAACCTTAACACCCCATTTGAGTAACAACCCCACTGCAATTAATGCAAGGCCATGGCTCATTTGATAGTCGCTGGCTGTTTTAAAAACACCCAAAGCATACTCATCTAGATGCTGTTTTAGACCATGCGCGGCAAAAGCACCGAGTGCCACCGATAACATACAAAACAAACTCCCCACTAATAAAAACAGCTTAATCATGGCCGTGCTCCTGCATAAATTGCACGGCATGCTTTGCTGTATCTAACAAGTGCTGTTGTTCACTAAAGCCACTTTTTTTACGCGGTTTAAGGGAGTGATCACCATCAGCAAGCCAAATCATAGTCGGTGCTTTTTCAAATTGCATTTGCGAAATTTCAATTCGATTGCCAAAAGTATCACGCTCACCTTGAACAATTAAAAATGGGCAAGGGATCTGGCTAAAATGTTCAACTCTGAGCTTATCTGGCTTACCAGGCGGGTGAAATGGGTATCCCATCGCAATCACGCCTTTAATTGGCATCTCGCTTTGTGCTGCGAGCATCGAAGCCATTCTCCCACCCATTGATTTACCACCAATGAACAAAGGCAAATCACTTTGGGCTTGTTCAAGTATCTTGGTAAAATAAGCGAGCAGTTTAGGTGCTCTATCTGGTGGGCGGCGTTTATCTAACGCTTTGGCCTGCTGCATATACTCAAAATCAAACAACCCAACCGCAACACCTTGTTCACATAAATGCTGTGCCATAATTTGCATAAAATCAGAGTCACAGCCTGCGCCAGCGCCATGGGCAAAGATAAATTGCGCGATGGGTTTTGTTGGTTTAAACCATTGTATTGTCATTACAATTGCTCTTGTTCTACGAGACTAAGCATCCAATCTCTAAATGATACAATTTTGCCAAGCTCAGCTTGAGACTCCCTTAATACCAAGTAATACGCATTTTTACTCTCAAGCACATGATTAAAGGGGATAATTAAGCGCCCTGAGTCTAAGTCTGGCTTTGCCAACACACTGTTTCCCAGTGCTACCCCCTGACCATGCACAGCCGCTTGTAACACCATTGAAGAGTGGCTAAAGATAGGCCCTTGGTTCACTTGCACATTACGTACTCCAGCGGTTTTCATCCACGCCTTCCACGCCCGCCGTGTTGTGTCATGCAATAGGGTATGTTGTGCTAAGTCGCTTGGTTGATCTAACGGTTTTGGACCGTTGAGTAGTAATGGACTACATAAAGGCACTAAGTATTCAGTATGCAGTTTATGAGTTTGCACACCACTCCAATGCCCTCGGCCGTAGTAAATAGCCACATCAACATCATCAGTTAGCGAATTTTCATCATGATCTTGTGCTTTGATACGCACATCAATTTCAGGGTGTAGTTCGTTAAACAAGCTTAACCGAGGAACCAGCCATTGAATCGCAAAACTTGGCGTTAAGCTCACTGTGAGTGAACCTTTAGCGCCTCTTGCTAACAGTTTTTCTGTCGCATCAACCAATGAAGTGAATATCTCTTTAATATCTAAAAAGTATCCTTGTCCTTCTTCAGTCAACAACAATGAGCGGTTTTTACGTAAAAAAAGTTTTAAGCCCAAATGTTCTTCTAAGATCTTAATTTGGTGACTTACTGCAGCCTGTGTCACATAAAGTTCTTCAGCGGCTTTAGTAAAGCTAAGATGCCTTGCTGCTGCTTCAAAGGCTTTAAGTGCATTTAACGGAGGAAGTCGTCTAGACATGAATATGGGCCTTAAACATTATGCAAGCCCATTGCATCTTGGGCTTGCTGTATTGCTTACAGATCAGCCGCGCTGGTATCAAGCGCAGGAAAGCTCTTAACCAGTTCATCAACCGCTTTCATTTGCTGCAAATACCCTTCTAGTTTTGCCAATGGCAAAGCACAAGGGCCATCACATTTTGCTTCGTTTGGATTTGGATGCGCTTCAATAAACAACCCAGCTAATCCAAGAGCCATGCCGCTGCGCGCTAATTCAGCGGCTTGCGCACGACGGCCATCTGCTGAATCAGTGCGCCCTCCTGGGCGCTGTAGCGCATGTGTGGCATCAAAAATAACAGGGGCCATGTGTTTCATATCATCCATACCTAGCATATCAACTACTAAGTTATTGTAACCAAAGCTACTTCCGCGCTCACACAGGATGATTTGTTCGTTTCCAGCTTCATTGAGCTTTTTAATAATATGGCGCATTTCATGCGGTGCTAAAAACTGAGGCTTTTTCACATTGATCACAGCGCCCGTTTTGGCCATCGCCACAACCAAATCGGTTTGACGTGCCAAAAATGCAGGCAACTGAATAATATCTACAACTTCTGACACTGGTTGAGCTTGGTAAGGTTCATGCACATCGGTGATAAGTGGCACGTTAAAAGTGCTCTTAATTTCTTCAAAAATCTTAAGACCTTCATCCATACCTGGACCGCGATATGAATTAATAGAGGAGCGATTCGCTTTATCAAAAGAAGCCTTAAAAACATATGGGATATTAAGTTTGTTAGTCACTTCAACATAGTGTTCAGCAATACGCATCGCTAAATCACGAGACTCAAGCACATTCATGCCACCAAATAGGACAAACGGTTTGTCATTTGCGATCTCTATGTTAGCTAGGCTAATCGTTTGTGTGTTCATATTTTTCCCAATTTAACTGCCAATAATACGTAGCAACTGTCCACAGAGCCACGCCATATAAGTGCCTAATGCATACCCTAGCACCGCCAACAACACACCAACCGGTGCAAGTGCGGGGTGAAATGCGGAGGCCACAACCGGTGCAGATGCGGCACCACCTATATTCGCTTTACTGCCTACAGCAACATAAAACACTGGTGCTTTGATCAACTTAGCGACCAAGAACAGTAAACCAACATGAATGAGCATCCAAATGGCCCCAATGATCATATATTTTGGTGCTTCAATAATTTTGGCTATATCCATATGCAAGCCTATCGTGGCAATTAATACATATAAAAAGCTTGCCCCGATTTTTGAAGCCCCGACCGCTTCGAATTGCCTTGCCTTTGTAAAAGATAATCCCAGGCCAATGGTCGTAACCAACACAATAATCCAAAACAGTTTGCTATGCAGTGAAAACTTTTTCAGTTCAGGATAGTTTTCAACAAAAAATGGTACCAGTAAATCAGCAGAAAAATGCGCAAGCCCAGTGGCACCAAAAGCCAATGCCAGCATTATCATAAAGTCATGCAATTCAGGCTTGCGAGCATGCTGAGCTTCAAATTGCTGGACTTTATCAATAAGTCGGTCAATTGAACTTGTATCCGCACCGGTTTTAGCGTCTATCTCTTTATGACGTGCAGCTAGAAGCAACAACCCAGCCATCCACAAGTTAGCCACCACAATGTCAACGGTAACCATCACAGTAAAAATTTCACCGCCAGCACCATATATCTCCTTCATGGCTAGCATATTCGCACCACCGCCAATCCAACTTCCCGCTAATGCCGCCATACCTCGCCAGAGCGCCTCTGGGCCCGCTACGCCTAGTAAGTCAGGCATCACAGTAGCCACTATCAGCAGTGCAATAGGGCCGCCAATCACAACCCCTATGGTGCCAGTCAAAAACATAATGATGGCTTTTTTCCCCAACCCCATAATGGCTTTAAGATCGATACTCAAGGTTAGTAGAACTAAACATGCTGGCAGCAAAAAGTACTTTGCAACGCTATACACTTCATTGTTACTACCATCAACAATACCAAAGGTGTTTAGCAAAGAAGGCAAGAAATAGCACATCAGCAATGCAGGTACATATTTGTAGAATTTGGCCCAAAAGCCTTGTTTTAGATTAGAGGTATAAAAAACAAAACCCAAAATGAGCGCAAGTAGGCCCAATATAACTGCATTATTGGTAATTAAAACTGACTCTTGTGGCATCGCCGTCCCCAGTATTTTTCTTATTAGTGGAGTATATTGTTATGATCGGCAAGTTCAGCAATTTGATGTTCAATGATCTCTATGGTGGGATCATCGGGGCACTCATCTACAAAATACTGTAAATCTGCTTTAGCCATTTTAGGGCAATTTAGTTGGTTAAGTAGGTATCCCCTATCTCGGCGTTCATAAGGATCATCACCGATTAAGTCCATCAGTAGTTCTACACAACTTAATGCATGGCTAAATTTGTCAACGGCAATAAAAGCCCATTTTTGTTGTGCCAAATAGAGTTTTACAGCTTCATCCCCCATCACCATCTCAATGGGTTCCTCTGGCTTTTCTTGCTCATTTTCCGGGGTGATATACCAAGTTTGCTGTCCACTGTTAGGGTCAATCAAGTAACCTTCATCATTACTAATTGCCACATGAACCATAACCTCACCTTGGCTTAAGGCCATATTTGCATTAAATTCGCCACGTTGTAGTAGATGACTTAAAATTATTGCTAATGCGGTCGGTGAACCTGAACGCATTTTTAACGTATAACAAACACTATTTAACAGGTACTCCGGAATATCCTGATCACTGCCACTAAATAGCCAGTGGGTATAAAAGGCATCTAAAAGATTGTCTAGTCGTTGGTGCAGCTGTGAGTGCTGATTGCAAAGCTGGTCCACCTGAAGTTCTAATTCTGCTAATTGACAATAGCTATCTTCCAATTTAGCTTGCGCATCCCAATGCAGCTCAGCTTCAATACACCTAAGCAGAGGGTCTTGAGGTATGTAATCTGCACTACCGCCTTGTTCTTCGAACCAGATATCAGTCATATATACCGCATTAACTCACATAATCTAATAAACGAACGACTAGTCTATCACTTTTTAGTAAAGACCCAAATAGCGAAGCTGCTCTAGGAGTCTGAATTCTTTAAACTCATAGGCCATAAAAGAAGAAAATAACGAAGCGTATGGCAGGCCATACGCTCATGGTTGAAATACCGTTTACATAATAAGCGCCGATTTAGAGCCTGCTAAATAGCCGATACCGAGCAAAGAAAGCGTTGCGAATATCAAAGCTGACAGTTGAAGTGAACGCGTTTTAGCCTTAGCACTAATCACTCCCAGAGCAATATATGCCAACACCAGTAGTATTTTTTCTAATAACCATGGCTGCCCTAGGGGGTTAATGCTCCCCATAATAAGCAAACTAATCGCAGACACAAGTAACAGCGTGTCGATACCATGACTGGCAATGAATACGCCCTTATTAGCGGCAATTTTTCCTGACGCTAAACGAGAAACCGAGCGAGTATAAAACAATATAATACTCAAAACGGCAAATAATACATGGGTGTGCTTAAGTGCAATATAATCCATAATGTCTCTTTGTTATTGTTTATCTGGGTAACGAACCAAAATGCCTTCGATATCATCAATGTATTCATTAAGTATATCTACAAGTTTGGGATCAAAGTGTTTACCTTTTTGTTTATTGATTTCTTCTAATGCTTGCTCTTGTGTCCAAGGAGCCTTGTAACAGCGCTTGTGTCTGAGCGCATCATACACATCAGCTAATGCCACAATACGACCAAATATATGAATTTCTTCGCCTTTTTTGCCATCCGGGTACCCCGAACCATCCCACTTTTCATGATGTTCTTTGGCGATAATCGCACCAGCATTAACAATTTCGCGCCTTGAGTCTTGCAAAATCTTATAGCCCTTTAAAGTGTGAGACTTCATCACATCCCACTCTTTATCATCTAACTTGCCAGGTTTATTTAAAATGGCATCAGGTATACCCACCTTACCTACATCATGAAGTGGTGATGCCATTCTCAGAAGCTCGACATCATGATGACTCAGCTTACAGTGTGTAGCAAACAGCTCACACATATACGCAACCCGCTTTACATGATTGCCTGTTTCAGTGGAGCGTTGTTCAAGTGCTTCGCTCAAACGATATACTAACTCTTGCTGTGTGCTTTCAATTTCTGCTTGTAATTGAACATTTTCATAAGCAAGTTGCACATTTTGAGAGAATATTTTTATCAGGTGTTTTTGCGTGTCTGTTAAATACTCCGGAATACCAGAAACAAACAACATTGAGCTATGGTTGTATTCACTCGAACAATAGGCGAACAAGTAATTATCTTTATAAACTATGCCTTTATCACTCAATGCTTGGTTACACGCATCTAACTGCTCGGGGGTCAAAACTTCATTAATGGGCTTACCTTCGCAGCGTTCAAACTCACCTCTTCCCGTAAAAACAACGAGCTGACCGCTGGACTTGCTGCTTTGATTACTCGCCACTAAAGACGTCGCATACATCGCCTCGTCAACCGTACCGAGTAGGGAGGTTAATTGTTGCATAACCCCTTGTATAAAATGCTCTATGGAGTGCGTGGCAAAAATATCTCTAGAGGCACAAATGATTTTTTCTAAGCCCTGACGAGATTGTTCAATCGCTAATATATCTCTGTAAGAACGCAGGCTCGACATAACCACAGTGAATAATTTTTGAGCCGTCAATTCTGTTTTTGATTTGTAGTCATTAATATCATAGTTAACAATAACTTGACGCTCTGGCGCTTGGCCGGGCTGACCGGTTCGTAAAATTATGCGTATATGGCTATTTTTTGCCTCTTCGCGAATAAACTTCGCAACTTGTAAACCTGCATCATCTGTTTCCATAACCACGTCAAGTAACACAATTGCAGCATCAGGGTGGTCGATTATAACTTTGCGAGCTTCCTCTCCAGAGTATGCACTTAAAAACTCTAATCGCTTTTTTTGAAATTCAAAATCACTGAGCGCGAGCTTGGTGACAGCGTGTACTTCAGGTTCATCATCAACAATAATGACCTTCCACTTACCACTGTTTTCCGGCTCTATGACTTCGTTAGGTTCATCAGAAAACAAAAAATCATCCATATAGGGATCCTTTAAGTGCACATCTACATAGTTATTATCGGGACTCCCCTAGCCATTGCGCTAGAGTGACACGATCACAGCCTGCCATATCTTTAATTGTAAGTATATTGATATACGCCATTTGTGCAAAATACTGCTGCAATTTAGTAGCTTGTCTATAACCATGTTCAATGAGCAAATAGCCCCCCGGGTTGAGGTGCTGCGTGCCTTGAGCAATGATCACTTTAATATCTGCCATTCCCTCATCATCAGCAACTAATGCACTTAGCGGCTCAAACCTGACGTCTCCTTGTGACAGATGATGATCGTCATACTCTATATACGGTGGGTTGCTCACAATAAGATCAAATTTACTGTTATCAATTGCTTGATACCAGTCGCTTTGTTCAATGTGAACATTTTCAAAACCAAGCTTTTGTTGATTTCGTTTCGCAAGCGCGACTGCCTCTGCAGAATAGTCCAATGCGGTTACCTGCCAATGCGGCTTTTCTGATGCTAATGCTAGCGCTATCGCGCCTGTGCCAGTGCCAAGGTCGAGTACTTTTGCGTGTTCAGGTAGAGCCAAATTTAGTGCATATTCAACCAATGTTTCGGTGTCTGGACGCGGAATAAGCGTGCTGGGGTTGACCTCTAAAGGCAAACTCCAAAACTCTCGTTCTCCTATAATGTGCGCAATAGGCTCACCTGTTTGCCGCCTTGCAACTAGTTCACTAAATTGCGTCTGCTGCGTGTCAGTAAGCTCGCCATCAGGCCAAGCAAATAAGTAGCTTTTTGGTTTATCAATAACATGTAGAAGCAAAACCTCACTATCCAGTTTTGCGCTATCTGAGGTGTCTTTTAGGAGCTGAGAAGCCCAAGCGACTGCTTGGGCAACAGTTTGTGTGGTCACGATTATTCGTCACCCATCGCTGCAAGTAAGTCTGCTTGGTGTTCAAGTAGAAGTGGGTCGATGATAGCCCCTAAATCACCCGCTACGACTTCGTTTAGTCGGTATAAAGTTAAGTTTATGCGGTGGTCGGTAATACGACCTTGCGGATAGTTATAAGTACGGATACGCTCCGAACGGTCGCCACTACCTACCAAGTTACGACGCTCAGACGCCTCAGCAGCTTGACGCTTTTCATCTTCCGCCTGTTGTAACCGAGCACCAAGGACCGACAGTGCTTTAGCGCGGTTTTTGTGCTGCGAACGCTCATCTTGACACTCCACAACAACACCCGTTGGTAAGTGAGTAATACGAATTGCTGAATCTGTTTTGTTTACGTGCTGACCACCGGCACCTGAAGCTCTAAAAGTATCTATTTTTAAATCAGCAGCATTAATCTGAATAGCTTCCGCTTCTGGGATCTCAGCCATTACAGCTACGGTACATGCTGAAGTATGAACACGGCCTTGCGATTCCGTCTCTGGGACACGCTGTACACGGTGTGCGCCTGACTCAAACTTCAACTTACCATAAACGCCATCACCACTGATATTAGCTATGATCTCTTTGTAACCGCCATGTTCACCTTCATTGGCACTCACCACTTCCACTTTCCACTTTTGTGTCTCGGCATAACGGCTATACATACGGAATAAATCACCCGCAAAAATTGCAGCTTCGTCACCACCTGTACCTGCACGTACTTCAAGGAATACATTGTTGTCATCCTTGGGATCTTTAGGCAACATGAGTACTTGCAAGTCATCTTCTAACTGCGCAATGGCGGCTTTCGCTTCTTTATATTCTTCTTGGGCCATTTCACGCATATCTGGATCGGAGTCTTTTAGCATCTCTTCAGATGTTGCTACATCTTCTTGCGCTTGCTGATAGGCTGCGAACGCTTTTACAACATCCTCAAGTTCCGAATACTCTTTTGACAAAGTACGAAAGCGATTTTGATCCCCTATAACTTCTGGGTCACTTAGCATCGCTTGCACTTCTTCATAGCGCTCAGCTAAGGTCTCTAACTTACGATATACAGACTCTTTCATTAACGTATTATTCCTGCTCAATTCCTAATGTTTGTTTAAGTTGTGCCAACTGCTCATAATCACCCAGTTTAGCAGCTTCCTGGATCGCTTTTGTGGGGGCATGAGTTAATCTATTGGTTAGTTTGTTGGCCAACTCTAGCAACACCTTTTCTGAAGGCTTGCCTGATTCTAGTTGGCTGAGTGCTTTTTCAACCAACTCTGTTTTCATTTGCTGGGCACTATCTCTGTATTGAACAATGACATCCACAGACTTTAACGAGCGTTGCCATTGGGCAAATTCGCGTGTTTTTTCTTCAATAATAGCTTGCGCTTGACGAGCTGCTTGCTCTCGGCTGGCCATATTTTCGCTGACAATGGCCTGTAAGTCATCTACTGAATACAGGTAAGCCGCGTCTAAATCTCCCACTTGGCTCTCAATATCACGAGGTACTGCAATATCAACAAATAGCATTGGCTTATAGCGACGCTGTTTTAGCGCTTGCTCAACAACACCTTTACCGATAATTGGCAAAGTGCTCGCAGTTGAAGAGATAACAATATCTGCATTATGCAGCTCTTGAGGTAATTGCGCCAAAGATATCACGTGCCCTTGCACTTCATTTGCTAAGCCTTGAGCACGTTCTATGGTTCTGTTTGCCACGGTGATAGATTTAGGGTGATGCTGATATAAATGTCTTGCTACTAACTCTATCGTTTCGCCCGCACCTATCAGCAACACTCTCGTTTTATCTAGTTGCCCATAAATATGTTTTGCTAAATTCACAGCCGCATATGCCACAGATACCGCGCTGGCACCGATCTCAGTCTCGGTACGCACTTGTTTGGCAACCGAGAATGTTTTTTGAAACAACCGCTCAAAGGTTGGCTTGATACCATTGTGCTGCTTGGCACTGTTATAGGCTTGCTTTATTTGGCCTAAAATTTGCGGCTCACCTAAAACCAACGAATCGAGCCCACATGCAACTCGCATTAAATGATTAATCGCATCTTGATTGTGATGCACGTAAACATTCTCGCTCAGTTGTGATTCATCGATATTATGAAAGCATGCTAGCCATTGAAGAAGCACTTGGGAATTCTCGCTCTCAAGGCTACAATAGATTTCGGTACGGTTACAGGTTGAGACAAT is a window encoding:
- the prmC gene encoding peptide chain release factor N(5)-glutamine methyltransferase yields the protein MTTQTVAQAVAWASQLLKDTSDSAKLDSEVLLLHVIDKPKSYLFAWPDGELTDTQQTQFSELVARRQTGEPIAHIIGEREFWSLPLEVNPSTLIPRPDTETLVEYALNLALPEHAKVLDLGTGTGAIALALASEKPHWQVTALDYSAEAVALAKRNQQKLGFENVHIEQSDWYQAIDNSKFDLIVSNPPYIEYDDHHLSQGDVRFEPLSALVADDEGMADIKVIIAQGTQHLNPGGYLLIEHGYRQATKLQQYFAQMAYINILTIKDMAGCDRVTLAQWLGESR
- the prfA gene encoding peptide chain release factor 1, whose product is MKESVYRKLETLAERYEEVQAMLSDPEVIGDQNRFRTLSKEYSELEDVVKAFAAYQQAQEDVATSEEMLKDSDPDMREMAQEEYKEAKAAIAQLEDDLQVLMLPKDPKDDNNVFLEVRAGTGGDEAAIFAGDLFRMYSRYAETQKWKVEVVSANEGEHGGYKEIIANISGDGVYGKLKFESGAHRVQRVPETESQGRVHTSACTVAVMAEIPEAEAIQINAADLKIDTFRASGAGGQHVNKTDSAIRITHLPTGVVVECQDERSQHKNRAKALSVLGARLQQAEDEKRQAAEASERRNLVGSGDRSERIRTYNYPQGRITDHRINLTLYRLNEVVAGDLGAIIDPLLLEHQADLLAAMGDE
- the hemA gene encoding glutamyl-tRNA reductase, translating into MTIIALGINHKTASVELREKVAFSPEQLSLALTQLAQHGQFKESVIVSTCNRTEIYCSLESENSQVLLQWLACFHNIDESQLSENVYVHHNQDAINHLMRVACGLDSLVLGEPQILGQIKQAYNSAKQHNGIKPTFERLFQKTFSVAKQVRTETEIGASAVSVAYAAVNLAKHIYGQLDKTRVLLIGAGETIELVARHLYQHHPKSITVANRTIERAQGLANEVQGHVISLAQLPQELHNADIVISSTASTLPIIGKGVVEQALKQRRYKPMLFVDIAVPRDIESQVGDLDAAYLYSVDDLQAIVSENMASREQAARQAQAIIEEKTREFAQWQRSLKSVDVIVQYRDSAQQMKTELVEKALSQLESGKPSEKVLLELANKLTNRLTHAPTKAIQEAAKLGDYEQLAQLKQTLGIEQE